In a genomic window of Phragmites australis chromosome 14, lpPhrAust1.1, whole genome shotgun sequence:
- the LOC133891054 gene encoding cysteine-rich receptor-like protein kinase 6, with product MAAGARRHGVSAGLLLALFAALLAPLADAQGPWQECGKSGNYTANSTYQANIQRLAATLPKNASRTLFATATLGSVPDIVYALTLCRGDANATACGSCVATAFQDAQQLCAFDKDAAVYYDTCYLRFSNQNFLATTITNDNDFILMNTQNVSSPVRVFDAAVSLLLNATADYAAVNSSRRFATGEEGFDSIDPTIYGLAQCTPDMSPADCRSCLGDKIRMMPQYLSGRQGGRILGMRCNFRYEVYPFFTGGPTLRLPAPPAPAPAPAPTPPPFNVTPTATPQGRTRDKTGIVLAIALPIVAAMLAITMVCLCFLRRRIPAREHIPSYSNNPENIENIDSLLLDISTLRAATDNFAESNRLGEGGFGAVYKGILPDGQQIAVKRLSQSSGQGIQELKNELVLVAKLQHKNLVRLVGVCLQEHEKLLVYEYMPNRSIDTILFDHEKSKELDWGKRFKIINGIARGLQYLHEDSQLKIIHRDLKASNVLLDSDYTPKIADFGLARLFGGDQSWEVTNRVVGTYGYMSPEYAMRGHYSIKSDVFSFGVLLLEILTGRRRSSSFNIEQSVDLSFNIEQSIDLLNLVWEHWSTGTIVEIIDSSLRGNAPAEMLKCVHIGLLCVQDNPVDRPMMSTVNVMLSSGTVSLQAPLRPLFFIPKSGAYSRVYSESYPTASQSTAKSEAMSMNEVSITELEPR from the exons ATGGCCGCGGGAGCGCGCCGCCACGGCGTCTCcgcgggcctcctcctcgccctctTCGCCGCCCTCCTGGCGCCGCTGGCGGACGCGCAGGGGCCATGGCAGGAGTGCGGGAAAAGCGGCAACTACACGGCGAACAGCACCTACCAGGCCAACATCCAGCGCCTCGCCGCCACGCTCCCCAAGAACGCTTCCCGGACCCTCTTCGCGACCGCCACCCTCGGGTCCGTCCCGGACATCGTGTACGCGCTCACGCTCTGCCGCGGGGACGCCAACGCCACGGCCTGCGGGTCCTGCGTCGCCACCGCCTTCCAGGACGCGCAGCAGCTGTGCGCCTTCGACAAGGACGCCGCCGTCTACTACGACACCTGCTACCTCCGCTTCTCCAACCAGAACTTtctcgccaccaccatcaccaacgACAACGACTTCATCCTCATGAACACGCAGAACGTAAGCTCGCCGGTGCGGGTCTTCGACGCCGCAGTCAGCTTGCTCCTCAACGCCACCGCCGACTACGCGGCGGTGAACTCGTCCAGGAGGTTCGCCACGGGGGAGGAGGGCTTCGACAGCATCGACCCCACCATCTACGGGCTCGCGCAGTGCACGCCGGACATGTCGCCGGCCGACTGCCGGAGCTGCCTTGGGGATAAAATTCGAATGATGCCGCAGTACCTCAGCGGGAGGCAGGGCGGCAGGATTCTCGGGATGCGGTGCAATTTCAGGTACGAGGTGTATCCTTTCTTCACCGGCGGCCCGACGCTGCGGCTGCCAGCGCCGCcggccccggcgccggcgcccgcaCCGACTCCTCCGCCATTTAACGTGACGCCGACGGCGACCCCACAAG GAAGAACGAGAGACAAAACAGGAATTGTTCTAGCAATTGCATTGCCTATAGTTGCTGCAATGCTAGCTATCACTATGGTTTGTCTCTGTTTCTTGAGGAGGAGAATACCAGCAAGAGAGCATATACCATCTT ATTCAAATAATCCTGAGAACATTGAAAACATCGACTCActtcttcttgatatatcaACACTACGTGCTGCAACTGATAACTTTGCCGAGAGCAATAGGCTCGGTGAAGGAGGTTTTGGTGCAGTTTATAAG GGTATTCTTCCTGATGGTCAACAAATAGCAGTGAAGCGGCTCTCGCAAAGTTCAGGGCAAGGAATACAAGAGCTGAAAAATGAGCTTGTTTTGGTTGCCAAGCTTCAACACAAGAATCTTGTTAGGCTTGTTGGTGTTTGCTTGCAAGAACATGAGAAACTGCTTGTGTATGAATACATGCCCAACAGAAGCATCGACACCATTCTTTTTG ATCATGAGAAAAGTAAGGAGCTAGATTGGGGAAAGAGATTCAAGATAATAAATGGAATTGCTCGAGGCTTACAGTATCTCCATGAAGATTCTCAGTTGAAGATTATTCACCGAGACCTCAAAGCGAGCAATGTCCTATTAGATTCTGATTATACTCCTAAGATTGCAGATTTTGGCTTGGCTAGACTATTTGGAGGAGATCAATCATGGGAGGTCACAAATCGTGTTGTCGGAACATA TGGATATATGTCACCAGAATATGCCATGCGTGGCCATTATTCTATAAAGTCAGATGTCTTCAGCTTTGGCGTCTTGCTTTTAGAAATCTTaactggaagaagaagaagcagctccTTTAACATCGAGCAATCTGTTGATCTCTCTTTTAACATCGAGCAATCTATTGATCTCTTAAATCTG GTATGGGAGCATTGGAGCACAGGAACAATTGTTGAGATCATTGATTCATCTCTGAGAGGCAATGCTCCTGCAGAGATGCTGAAGTGTGTTCATATCGGACTATTGTGTGTTCAGGATAACCCGGTAGATAGACCGATGATGTCAACAGTAAACGTCATGCTTAGCAGCGGCACTGTCTCTCTCCAGGCTCCATTGAGGCCATTGTTTTTTATTCCCAAGAGCGGCGCCTACTCAAGGGTTTATTCTGAATCATATCCTACAGCTTCCCAGTCCACCGCTAAGTCAGAGGCCATGTCAATGAATGAGGTGTCAATTACAGAACTGGAACCAAGATGA